From a single Columba livia isolate bColLiv1 breed racing homer chromosome 15, bColLiv1.pat.W.v2, whole genome shotgun sequence genomic region:
- the LOC135575483 gene encoding E3 ubiquitin-protein ligase RBBP6-like, with the protein MGTSRVYYKFFAALDYEAVTFNGLHISLHELKCKIRARKKLKATKCDLLVTNAQTKEEYTEDNALIPKNSSVIVRRVPGGGVKATSKTNDVVPESQKILQSASRSRTEAASGTSKAIDDSSARMAQLIKAANLAETDASEEEKIKAMMIQSCQAYNPVNFVNKHSGPPPPSYTCFRCGQPGHYIRNCPTNTDKNFQPVPRIKKSTGIPRSFLMEVKDPNTKGAMLTNTGKYVIPIISAEAYARGKKEKPPFLPAEPPSSSSCSDEALVPAELLCLICKDVMTDAAVIPCCGNSFCDECIRTALLESEEHTCPVCHQTDVSPDSLVANKILRQAVNNFRNGTGYSKQIQQQQQLPPAPVGQPVTRNPQPLLRPTISKQKDPLIPPSASVSSHSAALSSFGPTQASGAAQLPGILPSVTVPGVPPAVSLPFPGPFREGDVVTAPAALVSAAGLSQPSSLTSSGLSGEQGCQVPVLRHPALTSLLGPQGQSIPTNGQAVRASTVCSASGRPGWELSRSPHDAPSHSRSSYTCSKSRPGSSHSRTNSGSFSHSQSGSRSRSPPCQRRGRANSRDRRSSPRSRRHYRSRSRSCRRCRSRSRSPVFRGQSHTKRTVPQGEGEREYFNRHAGGPASSMKGYYGRPVDIRDPFEKERCREWERNYREWYGKVYKGCAVAAQPPPAVNRENFSPERFGPPGSRQENSACAWGNREDYPGGQSHRSHNITGHDGEEPSGREGPGISDPRKSKEKEVKYPWGHDKGNEQKRHQKRRKCNENEGFCSAELLEGARTAREPVPAGDDKTDSLFVLPSRGDATPVRDEPMEADWIAFKPGSGEERTEKDEPKEKNDQTKSKVEVAAPPKKDDTIIAAQTSQETVDTDCENSPQMEPPVKKVKKELSKMNDAVISSSQKDEKAPGAPWKYHPKVTKGHPGTRTAKDEKVKKDHPKETKSEKPSREDKSEKPAEKSKTSDAKPEKGKGNADEKVDEEHEATCTDASKPETAEWKPSAKGKSEPDAGKGERTPETAKCAFLNRPAKEIELQQETGENLVRGENVPPAEDPAGKPKASSGKVKQDKAEGKARIRVTAADGSSLVLVGYTSSSSTEGRPRTKTEEKPDTNQTVIKTMEEYSNDLRAPAEDVILTIQVSGFVSM; encoded by the exons GGTTCCTGAGTCACAGAAAATCCTCCAAAGTGCTTCCAG aAGCCGAACGGAGGCAGCGAGTGGAACATCAAAAGCA ATTGATGACTCTTCTGCACGTATGGCCCAGCTTATTAAG GCTGCCAATCTGGCTGAAACCGACGCTTCcgaagaagagaaaataaaagccatgaTGATACAGTCCTGCCAGGCATACAATCCAGTCAA TTTCGTGAACAAACACTCGGGCCCGCCTCCACCATCATACACTTGCTTTCGTTGTGGACAGCCTGGCCACTATATAAGGAACTGCCCAACTAACACG GACAAAAATTTTCAGCCTGTTCCCAGAATTAAAAAGAGCACAGGAATTCCAAGGAGTTTCCTGATGGAAGTGAAAGATCCCAATACCAAGGGTGCTATGCTGACAAACACGGGAAAATATGTAATACCAATTATCAGTGC GGAAGCTTATGcgagaggaaagaaggaaaagcctCCCTTCCTACCAGCGGAgccgccctcctcctcctcctgctcagaTGAGGCTCTTGTTCCAGCTGAGTTGTTATGTCTCATTTGTAAAGATGTCATGACTGATGCAGCTGTTATTCCCTGCTGTGGAAACAGTTTTTGTGACGAAT GTATTAGAACAGCATTACTGGAATCTGAGGAACACACATGTCCAGTGTGTCATCAAACAGACGTTTCTCCTGATAGTTTGGTTGCCAACAAGATCCTGCGCCAG GCTGTGAACAACTTCAGAAATGGGACTGGCTACAGTAAACagattcagcagcagcagcagctgccaccagcaccagTGGGACAACCAGTGACACGCAACCCGCAACCTCTACTCCGGCCGACAATTTCCAAACAGAAGGATCCACTAATTCCTCCATCAGCTTCTGTGTCTTCTCATTCTGCTGCTTTGTCATCGTTTGGCCCTACTCAGGCATCTGGGGCAGCTCAGCTGCCAGGAATCCTGCCTTCTGTCActgtccctggtgtcccaccagcagtgtccctgcccttccctggaCCTTTTCG CGAGGGTGATGTGGttacagctcctgctgctctggtgAGCGCCGCTGGACTTTCTCAACCCTCCTCTCTGACCAGCAGCGGTTTGTCGGGAGAGCag GGCTGTCAGGTTCCTGTGCTAAGACACCCAGCTCTGACAAGTCTCCTGGGCCCGCAAGGACAATCAATACCCACCAATG GTCAGGCAGTGAGAGCCAGTACAGTCTGCTCAGCCAGCGGGAGACCAGGCTGGGAACT GTCCAGGTCTCCCCATGATGCTCCATCTCACTCCAGAAGTTCATATACCTGCTCCAAGTCAAGACCAGGCTCTTCCCACTCTCGCACCAACTCTGGATCATTTAGTCATTCCCAGTCTGGTTCCCGCTCCCGATCACCACCGTGTCAAAGAAGAGGCAGAGCGAACAGTCGTGACCGTCGTTCTAGTCCAAGGTCACGTCGTCATTACCGGTCAAGGTCTCGCTCATGCAGAAGATGCCGCTCACGGTCAAGGTCTCCGGTGTTTAGAGGCCAGTCTCACACTAAAAGGACTGTGCCtcaaggggaaggagaaagggaatatTTTAACAGGCACGCAGGAGGTCCAGCATCTTCTATGAAAGGTTACTATGGCAGACCTGTTGACATCAGAGATccatttgaaaaggaaagatgcAGAGAATGGGAAAGGAACTATAGAGAATGGTATGGCAAGGTTTACAAGGGCTGTGCTGTTGCTGCTCAACCTCCACCTGCAGTGAACAGAGAGAACTTTTCTCCTGAGAGGTTTGGTCCACCTGGGAGCAGACAAGAGAACTCAGCGTGTGCTTGGGGAAACAGGGAGGATTATCCTGGTGGGCAGAGCCACAGAAGTCATAATATAACTGGACATGACGGTGAAGAACCTTCTGGAAGAGAGGGGCCTGGCATCAGTGATCCTAGAAAATCAAAAGAGAAGGAGGTGAAATATCCATGGGGACATGACAAAGGAAATGAACAGAAAAGACaccagaagagaagaaagtgcAATGAGAATGAAGGATTTTGCAGTGCTGAGTTGCTGGAAGGTGCAAGAACAGCAAGAGAGCCAGTTCCAGCAGGAGACGATAAAACAGACTCTCTGTTCGTGCTCCCGAGCAGAGGTGATGCCACCCCTGTCAGAGATGAGCCTATGGAAGCAGACTGGATTGCTTTCAAACCAGGGTCTGGAGAGGAGAGAACAGAGAAGGACGagccaaaagaaaagaatgacCAGACAAAGTCGAAAGTAGAAGTGGCTGCTCCTCCTAAGAAAGACGACACAATAATAGCAGCTCAAACTTCCCAGGAGACGGTGGACACCGATTGTGAAAATTCTCCtcaaatggaacctcctgtgaaAAAAGTGAAGAAGGAGTTGTCAAAGATGAACGATGCTGTAATATCTTCCTCCCAAAAGGATGAGAAGGCTCCTGGTGCTCCATGGAAATATCACCCCAAAGTGACAAAAGGTCACCCAGGAACCAGAACAGCCAAGGATGAAAAGGTGAAGAAAGACCATCCAAAAGAAACCAAATCAGAGAAGCCCTCCAGAGAGGACAAGTCAGAAAAACCTgcggaaaaaagcaaaacttctgatgcaaaacctgaaaaaggcaaaggaaacgCAGATGAAAAGGTGGATGAGGAGCATGAAGCCACTTGCACAGACGCCTCAAAACCAGAAACTGCTGAATGGAAACCGTCGGCAAAGGGGAAGAGTGAGCCCGATGCTGGAAAAGGGGAGCGAACTCCAGAAACAGCTAAATGTGCGTTTCTCAACCGTCCCGCAAAAGAGATTGAACTTCAGCAAGAAACTGGCGAAAATCTTGTGAGAGGAGAAAATGTGCCTCCTGCAGAAGATCCTGCGGGGAAACCCAAGGCAAGCAGTGGTAAAGTTAAACAGGATAAAGCTGAGGGGAAAGCACGAATAAGAGTAACAGCAGCTGATGGATCTAGTTTAGTTCTTGTGGGTTACACCAG CAGCAGTTCTACTGAGGGAAGGCCCAGgacaaagactgaagaaaagcCAGATACAAACCAAACTGTCATTAAGACCATGGAGGAGTATAGTAATGATCTAAGAGCTCCTGCAGAAGATGTCATCCTTACGATCCAAGTCTCTGGATTTGTGAGCATGTAA